From one Vicingaceae bacterium genomic stretch:
- the porU gene encoding peptidase C25, whose amino-acid sequence MYINVINQKKLFLHQPLSIIIFFCFIFLLVYEINAQKLYSKKISPQYVTGWEIDAKSPQPFKGNNIGYKMTGNLSVPFLMHAFESPDKIIQSFQLSNETWENIPDSLTLFLQPWTKIIDTMPAFRLSYGRSNKNWISYIEIFPIRYQNKQWQILSSYDIIPQWKSSPKFSSSFQEKYASNSVLSGGQWYKFGVTQNGLYTIDYFKLKSWGIDIENINPQTIKIYTHLPGQLPYTNNNQVVDDLVEMPIFVYGESDQKFDPGDYILFAGYSPVRWVYNSFYQMFVAESHEFCDTTYYFLTFEGTPGKRIAAVDYSNLTTNANISGFYDFILEEKNLTNFLKSGKLWVGDLFDVQNEYNYTFAAPNIDPNKPVKALIEVYARSTYPSGSSFTIQYPGGSTNINVLKVSGGSYDNYANGANSLITFNTGSNPYVIKITYNKPQSSDRGWLDRICINQYRTLNMQGTEMFIHATENIGPGNANLYTITGLTSPPEVWDVTLPWDIKKLQGTYQNFSFTFKAPSDTIRKFIIFTQPTANKKIYFSGKIENQNLHAHSPVNYLIITPSKFVEDLTELEQFYNNKGISTRVVAIEKIYNEYSAGAVDIMAIRHYIRHIYKKGIQQNIPLQYVLLAGDGSYDNKNYRGSGLNLIPTYQSPQSVNPIGSYSSDDFYAVLDDNEGLFSENPPYDVVDIGVGRWPVKNSQEIKNIIKKIKTYNSTTTLGDWRNLLTFVADDEDGNIHMSDANSLTTLVQSKDKSFNIDKIYFDSFQQETTPGGQRYPEVNKKINENVNKGSLIFNYTGHGGEVGWAHERVLGLNDIFSWNNLQKLTLFFTATCEFSRWDDPSRTSAGEYCLLNENGGAIALLSTTRLVYSSPNKQLNQLFYDYVFAPVNGRKRTIGEVYYEIKKIRASDLNARNFSLVGDPAITLNFPKYFINVTEINGKPANQVDTIRALSKVTIKGVVQDTLPGGVYQTLTQFNGVLYPTIFDKEKTIQTLNNDGNGVFTYKQYINKIFKGKVSVKNGEFEFSFVVPKDIDYNFGPGRASFYGDNGIIDASGFFENFIIGGYDTTSQSDNQGPDINVFMNDEKFVSGGITDENPLLLVHLFDENGINMTGNGIGHDIIGILDNKTNEPIVLNDYYEADLDSYQSGKVKYPFKNLTEGEHTLKVRAWDVYNNVSEKEITFKVVKKRDIELQNVLNYPNPFTTHTTFWFQHNQAGQPLHILIQIYTVTGRVVKTIQKDIIADGYLVNSIEWDGRDDFGERLGRGVYLYKLTVLSGNGTQAEKIEKLVIL is encoded by the coding sequence ATGTATATTAATGTTATAAATCAAAAAAAATTGTTTTTACATCAACCGCTAAGTATTATTATATTTTTTTGTTTCATTTTTTTACTTGTTTACGAAATAAATGCTCAAAAGTTATACTCTAAAAAAATTTCCCCTCAATATGTCACCGGATGGGAAATTGACGCAAAAAGTCCCCAACCTTTCAAAGGCAATAATATTGGATATAAAATGACAGGGAATCTGTCCGTGCCTTTTTTAATGCATGCTTTCGAATCACCGGACAAAATCATTCAATCTTTTCAATTATCCAACGAAACTTGGGAAAATATTCCTGATTCGTTAACTCTTTTTTTACAACCATGGACGAAAATTATTGATACAATGCCTGCTTTTCGTTTAAGTTATGGACGTAGTAATAAAAATTGGATTAGTTACATAGAAATATTCCCTATCAGATATCAAAACAAACAATGGCAGATATTATCAAGTTACGACATCATTCCTCAGTGGAAATCATCTCCCAAATTCTCCTCTTCTTTCCAAGAAAAATATGCATCTAACTCAGTATTGTCGGGTGGTCAGTGGTATAAATTCGGTGTAACCCAAAATGGCTTATATACTATTGATTATTTTAAATTGAAGTCATGGGGCATCGATATAGAAAATATCAATCCACAAACGATCAAAATTTATACACATCTGCCCGGACAATTGCCTTATACAAACAATAATCAGGTAGTAGACGATCTGGTTGAGATGCCCATTTTTGTTTATGGAGAAAGTGATCAAAAGTTTGATCCCGGGGATTATATTTTATTTGCCGGTTATAGCCCTGTAAGATGGGTCTATAACAGTTTTTACCAAATGTTTGTAGCCGAATCGCATGAATTTTGCGATACTACATATTACTTTCTCACTTTTGAAGGTACTCCCGGTAAAAGAATTGCTGCGGTAGATTATTCAAATCTAACAACTAATGCCAACATATCCGGTTTTTATGATTTTATATTGGAAGAAAAAAATTTGACCAATTTTTTAAAATCCGGGAAACTTTGGGTAGGAGATCTGTTTGATGTTCAAAATGAATATAATTATACATTTGCCGCACCCAATATAGATCCCAACAAACCGGTTAAAGCATTGATAGAAGTTTATGCACGTTCAACATATCCGTCCGGCTCTTCATTTACAATTCAATATCCGGGTGGTTCGACCAATATCAATGTTTTAAAGGTATCCGGTGGTTCATATGACAATTATGCCAATGGGGCAAACTCATTAATTACTTTCAACACAGGTTCCAATCCTTATGTCATAAAAATTACATATAACAAACCTCAAAGCTCCGATCGAGGCTGGTTAGACAGAATTTGCATCAATCAATACAGAACGTTGAATATGCAGGGAACTGAAATGTTCATTCATGCCACCGAAAATATCGGACCCGGCAACGCCAATCTTTATACCATTACCGGACTAACGTCACCTCCTGAAGTATGGGATGTCACACTACCCTGGGATATTAAAAAACTACAAGGTACCTATCAAAATTTTTCTTTTACTTTCAAAGCACCCTCGGATACTATCCGGAAATTTATTATTTTCACTCAACCAACCGCAAATAAAAAAATTTATTTTTCGGGAAAAATCGAAAATCAAAATCTGCATGCGCATTCACCGGTCAATTATCTTATTATAACCCCCTCAAAATTTGTTGAAGATTTGACAGAATTAGAACAGTTTTACAACAACAAAGGAATTTCCACCCGTGTAGTGGCAATCGAAAAAATATACAATGAATATTCTGCCGGAGCCGTTGATATTATGGCTATCAGACATTATATCCGGCACATATACAAAAAAGGAATACAACAAAATATTCCATTGCAATATGTGCTTTTGGCAGGAGACGGAAGTTATGACAATAAAAATTACAGAGGTTCCGGATTGAATCTTATTCCGACTTACCAATCTCCTCAATCTGTCAATCCGATAGGGTCTTATTCATCTGATGATTTTTATGCTGTATTGGACGACAACGAAGGGCTCTTTTCTGAAAACCCTCCATATGATGTCGTAGATATTGGAGTAGGTCGTTGGCCTGTAAAAAATTCACAGGAAATAAAAAACATTATCAAAAAAATTAAAACATATAACTCCACCACTACCTTGGGCGATTGGAGAAATCTATTAACTTTTGTGGCAGATGATGAAGACGGAAATATTCATATGAGTGATGCCAATTCTTTGACCACTTTGGTGCAGAGTAAAGACAAATCTTTCAATATCGACAAAATTTATTTCGACAGTTTCCAACAGGAGACAACCCCCGGAGGGCAACGCTATCCCGAAGTAAATAAAAAAATCAACGAAAATGTCAACAAAGGTTCTTTAATTTTCAATTATACCGGACATGGTGGCGAAGTGGGATGGGCCCATGAAAGAGTGTTAGGATTAAATGATATTTTTTCATGGAATAACTTGCAAAAATTAACCTTGTTTTTCACGGCCACATGTGAGTTCTCTCGGTGGGATGATCCTTCCCGGACCTCTGCCGGAGAATATTGTTTATTGAATGAAAATGGCGGAGCCATTGCCCTGCTTTCTACCACAAGGCTGGTTTACTCTTCGCCCAACAAACAACTCAACCAATTGTTTTATGATTATGTTTTTGCACCCGTCAACGGAAGAAAAAGAACAATAGGTGAAGTATATTATGAAATAAAAAAAATCAGGGCCTCTGATCTCAATGCAAGAAACTTTTCTCTTGTGGGTGATCCGGCAATCACTTTAAATTTCCCGAAATACTTTATCAATGTCACGGAAATAAATGGAAAGCCGGCCAATCAAGTGGATACAATCAGAGCATTGAGCAAAGTTACTATTAAAGGAGTCGTTCAAGATACCTTACCCGGGGGCGTTTATCAAACATTGACGCAATTTAACGGTGTGCTTTATCCCACGATTTTTGACAAAGAAAAAACCATTCAAACACTCAACAATGATGGAAATGGTGTATTTACCTATAAACAATATATCAACAAAATTTTCAAAGGAAAAGTAAGCGTCAAAAACGGTGAATTTGAATTTTCTTTTGTCGTGCCAAAAGATATTGACTATAATTTTGGTCCCGGCAGGGCTTCATTTTATGGGGATAACGGAATTATTGATGCCTCCGGATTTTTCGAGAATTTTATAATCGGTGGGTATGACACAACCTCACAAAGCGACAATCAAGGGCCGGATATCAATGTTTTTATGAACGACGAAAAATTTGTTTCGGGAGGCATTACTGACGAAAACCCATTGTTATTGGTACATTTATTTGATGAAAACGGTATCAATATGACCGGCAACGGAATAGGTCACGATATTATAGGCATACTTGACAACAAAACCAACGAACCGATTGTATTAAACGACTACTATGAAGCTGATCTTGACAGCTATCAAAGCGGCAAAGTGAAATATCCTTTCAAAAATCTTACCGAAGGTGAACACACATTGAAAGTAAGGGCATGGGATGTATATAACAATGTATCGGAAAAAGAAATTACATTTAAAGTGGTGAAAAAAAGAGACATTGAATTACAAAATGTATTGAATTATCCCAATCCTTTTACTACCCATACTACTTTTTGGTTTCAACACAACCAGGCGGGCCAGCCATTACACATATTGATACAGATTTACACAGTAACCGGCAGAGTAGTGAAAACTATTCAAAAAGACATCATTGCCGACGGTTATCTGGTCAATTCCATTGAATGGGATGGACGTGATGACTTTGGCGAGAGATTGGGGCGGGGGGTTTATCTGTATAAATTGACAGTTTTATCCGGAAATGGAACACAGGCTGAAAAAATTGAAAAATTGGTAATTTTGTAA
- the porV gene encoding hypothetical protein, with translation MKRNILFSLVASAFAFNTNINAQVSSTSLRNDTLQLNTITTAVPFLLITPDSRSGGMGDAGTAISADAFATHWNAAKLVYAPKKVGFGFGYTPWLRQLVPDINMLYLSGYTQLDKMSAFGGSLRYFTLGNITFTDQTGNTIGQFKPNEFAINFVYSRKLSDNFSGGVSAKYINSNLTNGITANGTATKAGQAFAVDLSGYYNNDDVKIFDRDGSFAFGVVISNIGNKISYTDNVEKDFLPMNLRIGQATTIKFDDYNKLTFALDLNKLLVPTPPIYARDSNGSRIPDGSGGYVIEKGKNPNTSVPNAIIQSFYDAPGGFKEELREINLSPGLEYWYNDLLAFRTGYFYEHYTKGNRQYLTFGLGVRFMALGIDASYLISTTQRNPLANTLRISLTLNMNSFSSDNTSNQ, from the coding sequence ATGAAAAGAAACATCTTATTTTCTCTTGTTGCATCAGCTTTTGCGTTTAACACAAACATCAACGCCCAAGTATCATCAACCAGCTTACGCAACGATACGTTACAACTCAACACCATTACTACTGCAGTGCCTTTTTTGTTAATCACCCCTGACTCCCGTTCCGGTGGCATGGGGGACGCAGGTACGGCAATCTCTGCCGATGCATTTGCCACGCATTGGAATGCTGCCAAATTGGTTTACGCCCCTAAAAAAGTGGGATTTGGTTTTGGATATACTCCTTGGCTCAGGCAATTGGTACCTGATATCAATATGTTGTATCTTTCGGGATATACCCAATTGGACAAAATGAGTGCCTTCGGTGGTTCTTTAAGGTATTTCACATTGGGCAACATTACTTTCACCGACCAAACCGGCAATACAATTGGTCAATTCAAACCCAATGAATTTGCCATAAACTTCGTATATTCCAGAAAACTATCCGATAATTTTTCAGGTGGCGTCTCGGCTAAGTATATCAACTCCAACTTGACCAACGGTATAACTGCCAACGGCACTGCCACAAAAGCAGGACAGGCATTTGCCGTTGACCTTTCGGGATATTATAATAATGATGATGTCAAAATTTTTGACCGTGATGGTTCTTTTGCTTTCGGCGTCGTAATTTCCAATATCGGTAACAAAATATCTTATACAGACAACGTAGAAAAAGATTTCTTACCGATGAATTTGAGAATCGGACAGGCAACTACCATCAAATTTGATGATTATAACAAATTGACTTTTGCTTTAGACCTCAATAAACTGTTAGTCCCAACTCCTCCAATTTATGCACGAGACAGCAATGGCAGCCGTATACCAGATGGTTCCGGCGGATATGTTATTGAAAAAGGAAAAAATCCCAACACTTCTGTACCCAATGCCATCATTCAGTCGTTTTACGATGCTCCGGGCGGATTCAAGGAAGAGTTGAGGGAAATCAACCTTTCGCCCGGACTGGAGTATTGGTACAATGATTTATTGGCTTTTCGCACCGGTTATTTTTATGAACATTATACAAAAGGTAACCGTCAATATCTCACTTTTGGCCTTGGAGTAAGATTTATGGCATTAGGTATTGATGCTTCCTATCTGATATCCACAACTCAACGTAATCCTCTGGCCAATACTTTGAGAATCTCATTGACATTAAATATGAATTCTTTCAGTTCCGATAATACGTCCAATCAATGA
- the ispF gene encoding 2-C-methyl-D-erythritol 2,4-cyclodiphosphate synthase, protein MMFPDFRVGFGYDVHTIEPGRKLFLGGVEFDAPFGLKGHSDADVLIHAICDALLGAANLRDIGYHFPPGDAKFKNIDSKILLKEVVALLQNTGFAIQNIDSTICAEEPKINPRIPEMQKTLGEIMQIDSSKISIKATTNEKIGFVGRKEGICAYAVCLIYKN, encoded by the coding sequence ATGATGTTCCCGGATTTTCGCGTTGGTTTTGGTTATGATGTTCATACTATTGAACCGGGTCGAAAATTATTTTTAGGAGGAGTTGAATTTGACGCTCCTTTTGGCTTGAAGGGACATTCTGATGCGGATGTGCTTATTCATGCTATTTGTGATGCCTTATTGGGAGCAGCAAACCTGAGAGACATTGGATACCATTTCCCACCCGGCGACGCTAAATTCAAAAACATTGATTCCAAAATATTGCTGAAAGAAGTGGTAGCATTACTACAAAATACCGGTTTTGCTATACAAAACATAGATTCCACAATTTGTGCCGAAGAACCTAAAATCAATCCCAGAATACCCGAAATGCAAAAAACTTTAGGAGAAATTATGCAAATCGATTCTTCAAAAATATCCATCAAAGCTACAACCAACGAAAAAATTGGTTTTGTGGGACGCAAAGAAGGTATTTGTGCTTATGCCGTTTGTTTGATTTATAAAAATTAG
- a CDS encoding DUF4956 domain-containing protein produces MLTYLLLDKIFGNKLADWDDFGELTVRFFFDLLVVFIIVRLLYYPVQKRKDYLFTYFLFNVLIFFLCFLLSNVKLSIGFAFGLFAVFGILRYRTESIPIREMTYLFIVIAIAVLNALTNKKVSYLELFFTNFSIIFITYLIEKVWLITHENRKMILYDNIELIKPERYAELLEDLKKRTGLNIHKVVLGKIDLVRETATLYVFYYEEKLSVLTDDDSISDSNSQD; encoded by the coding sequence ATGTTAACATATCTGTTGCTCGATAAAATTTTTGGCAACAAACTTGCCGATTGGGATGATTTTGGCGAATTGACCGTAAGATTTTTCTTTGATTTATTGGTGGTGTTTATCATTGTAAGATTGTTGTATTATCCTGTACAGAAAAGAAAAGATTACTTATTCACTTATTTCTTATTTAATGTATTGATATTCTTTCTATGTTTCCTTTTGAGTAATGTCAAATTGAGCATAGGTTTTGCCTTTGGACTGTTTGCCGTATTTGGCATATTGAGATACCGGACAGAATCCATTCCCATACGTGAAATGACCTATTTATTTATTGTTATAGCCATTGCCGTGCTCAATGCTTTGACAAACAAAAAGGTAAGTTATTTGGAGTTATTTTTTACTAATTTTTCAATTATTTTTATTACTTATTTAATCGAGAAGGTTTGGTTGATCACTCACGAAAACCGCAAAATGATTTTATATGACAATATTGAATTGATCAAACCTGAAAGATATGCTGAGTTGTTGGAAGATTTAAAAAAACGCACAGGATTGAACATTCATAAAGTTGTGCTTGGAAAAATTGACCTGGTCCGTGAAACCGCAACGTTGTATGTATTTTATTATGAAGAAAAGCTTTCAGTATTAACCGATGACGATTCTATTAGTGATAGCAATAGCCAAGATTAA
- a CDS encoding VTC domain-containing protein: MELHLLENTLKSFNAVSLEQIEEVKLLNRTDLKYVMDERILLEILPKLHENYEVLEINGKRCMEYSTEYFDTPQLKLFLMHHQDKANRFKIRWRRYLDSNAAFLEIKIKNNKGRTIKKRIPFQNEPDVQTIKEFLKQNNFHIEEPLLLSVKNHFNRITLVNKNKKERLTIDVNLFFEYKGSKMQMSNLVIAEVKRDKSMGLSPFMRLMKEYHITPKGISKYVLGLYFLAENIKKNRFHMKLREILKRLNYVNISVAR, translated from the coding sequence GTGGAGTTGCATTTATTGGAAAATACTTTAAAATCATTTAACGCTGTTTCTCTCGAACAGATTGAGGAGGTAAAACTACTCAACAGAACCGACTTGAAATATGTGATGGACGAGCGGATACTATTGGAAATACTGCCTAAACTTCACGAAAATTATGAGGTACTTGAAATTAATGGAAAACGGTGCATGGAATATTCTACCGAATATTTTGATACGCCACAATTAAAACTATTTCTAATGCACCATCAGGATAAAGCTAATCGTTTTAAGATACGCTGGAGAAGATACTTAGACAGTAATGCGGCTTTTCTGGAAATAAAAATTAAAAACAATAAAGGTCGGACAATCAAAAAACGCATACCATTTCAGAACGAACCGGATGTTCAAACCATCAAAGAATTTTTGAAGCAAAATAATTTTCATATTGAAGAACCATTGTTATTATCGGTGAAAAATCATTTTAACAGAATCACTTTGGTTAATAAAAATAAAAAAGAACGATTGACAATTGATGTGAATCTTTTTTTCGAATACAAAGGTTCAAAAATGCAAATGTCAAACCTGGTCATCGCAGAGGTGAAACGTGATAAATCCATGGGCTTGTCTCCATTTATGCGTTTGATGAAAGAATATCACATTACACCAAAAGGAATCAGTAAATATGTTTTAGGTCTGTATTTTCTTGCAGAAAACATTAAAAAGAACAGGTTTCACATGAAATTGAGGGAAATATTAAAAAGATTGAACTATGTTAACATATCTGTTGCTCGATAA
- the ispH gene encoding 4-hydroxy-3-methylbut-2-enyl diphosphate reductase, translated as MKQFDIPVFYKSNFISGIKELRRKADQKKRDFSPTLIDFGSVRFLLPRHFGFCYGVENAIEIAYKAIEENPDKNIFLLSQMIHNPHVNNDLIQRGVRFIMDTHGNMLTGWDRVSPGDIVIIPAFGTSLETMQILEKTGAEIHQYDTTCPFVERVWKKAEKIAAEKYTIIIHGKHQHEETRATFSHARKNAPALVILNMDEAQILGKIILGSLPAQKFYEIFKGRFSEGFDVSNDLQRIGIVNQTTMLASETKAIADYLRQIMIDKYGEEHIKEHFADTRDTLCYATNDNQTATLALFDHDADLAIVVGGYNSSNTSHLVELLEQKFPVYFIANHNDIQPGQIRYFDIHRKEITEKTGFLPDKNPLTVILTSGASCPDSIVEQVMDKILSIYGIDPEQKNQRLKELTAAFSI; from the coding sequence ATGAAGCAGTTTGACATACCTGTATTTTATAAGAGCAACTTTATCTCCGGAATCAAAGAATTAAGGCGAAAGGCCGACCAAAAAAAACGTGACTTCTCACCCACGTTGATTGATTTTGGTTCGGTCCGCTTTCTTTTGCCCAGACATTTTGGCTTTTGCTATGGTGTTGAAAATGCTATTGAAATCGCATACAAAGCCATCGAAGAAAATCCCGATAAAAATATCTTCCTGCTATCTCAAATGATTCATAATCCCCATGTCAACAACGATTTGATTCAACGTGGCGTTCGCTTTATTATGGACACACACGGCAACATGCTCACCGGATGGGACCGGGTTTCTCCGGGTGATATTGTGATTATTCCTGCTTTCGGCACATCCTTGGAAACAATGCAAATTTTAGAAAAAACCGGTGCCGAAATTCATCAATACGACACAACCTGCCCCTTTGTCGAACGTGTGTGGAAAAAAGCCGAAAAAATTGCTGCCGAAAAATATACCATAATTATTCACGGCAAACATCAACACGAAGAAACACGCGCCACTTTCTCTCATGCACGCAAAAATGCCCCTGCTTTGGTTATTCTTAACATGGATGAAGCCCAAATATTAGGAAAAATAATTTTGGGCTCACTTCCAGCACAAAAATTTTATGAAATTTTCAAAGGACGTTTTTCCGAAGGATTCGATGTAAGCAATGACCTTCAACGCATTGGCATAGTCAATCAGACCACCATGCTTGCTTCCGAAACCAAAGCCATTGCCGATTATCTCCGCCAAATCATGATCGACAAATACGGCGAAGAACACATAAAAGAACATTTTGCCGACACTCGCGATACTTTATGCTATGCCACAAACGACAATCAAACAGCCACTCTCGCCCTGTTTGACCACGACGCCGACCTTGCTATCGTAGTGGGCGGTTACAATAGCAGCAATACATCCCATTTGGTTGAATTGTTAGAACAAAAGTTTCCGGTTTATTTTATAGCCAACCACAACGACATTCAACCCGGACAAATACGCTATTTCGATATACACCGTAAAGAAATTACCGAAAAAACCGGTTTCTTGCCGGATAAAAACCCCCTCACAGTCATACTCACCAGCGGTGCATCTTGTCCCGATTCCATCGTCGAACAAGTCATGGATAAAATATTGTCGATTTATGGAATTGATCCCGAGCAAAAAAATCAACGTTTGAAAGAATTAACCGCTGCTTTTTCCATCTAA
- the cmk gene encoding cytidylate kinase produces the protein MKNKKINIAIDGYSSCGKSTLAKSIAKRYGLRYVDTGAMYRAVALYMLRNGWNPETAPEEEFLRKKLGEVKIDFGYDAEKDRIITLLNGEDVEDEIRSMTISNVVSKISQHPLVRKQLVKWQQEMIGEGGVVMDGRDIGTVVMPDADLKIFLTAKPEVRAQRRFRELKSKGMDVKMDDVIRNLNERDFMDVNRAENPLKKADDAIEIDNSEMTLEEQNRLVFEMIDRILDGKSSG, from the coding sequence ATGAAGAATAAAAAAATCAATATCGCCATCGATGGTTATTCATCGTGCGGCAAAAGCACCTTGGCCAAAAGTATAGCTAAAAGGTACGGATTGAGGTATGTAGACACAGGAGCGATGTATAGGGCAGTTGCATTGTATATGTTGCGTAATGGGTGGAATCCGGAAACTGCCCCTGAGGAAGAGTTTTTACGAAAAAAATTAGGTGAGGTGAAAATCGATTTTGGATATGATGCAGAAAAAGACAGAATTATCACACTACTCAATGGTGAGGATGTGGAAGATGAAATCAGAAGCATGACCATCTCGAATGTAGTGAGTAAAATCAGTCAACATCCTTTGGTAAGAAAACAATTGGTGAAATGGCAACAGGAGATGATTGGAGAAGGAGGTGTGGTGATGGATGGCAGGGATATAGGCACGGTGGTGATGCCGGATGCAGATTTGAAAATTTTCCTAACTGCAAAACCTGAAGTGAGAGCTCAAAGAAGATTCCGGGAATTGAAATCGAAAGGGATGGATGTAAAAATGGATGATGTGATAAGAAATTTGAATGAAAGAGATTTTATGGATGTCAACAGGGCAGAAAATCCATTAAAAAAAGCTGATGATGCAATAGAGATAGATAACTCGGAAATGACGCTTGAAGAACAAAATCGCCTGGTGTTTGAAATGATTGACAGGATATTAGATGGAAAAAGCAGCGGTTAA
- a CDS encoding 3-deoxy-7-phosphoheptulonate synthase, whose amino-acid sequence MIIALKKLPEQQSLQNLCDRLKAIYVAYDNKHLLVTPSKTKEIPEDIMPLVDRHWIFPDDMQLASRQFMPEKRTINISGEITIGGNTNHCLVIGGPCSVESEEQIEASASFMKSLGISVLRAGSYKPRTSPYSFQGLGKQGLILLDKMRSKYGLKIITEVRDATHIEDIIEYADIIQIGAKSMYDHGILKRCGKTNKPVLLKRGFGSTLQEFVQAAEFILSGGNPNVILCERGIRTFETKTRFTLDLCGAAYLKHHTNLPIILDPSHAIGHAYGVPDLAKACLAMGIDGLLIEVHPNPKVALSDASQQLDHDTFARLYEDLKKLANALNIKII is encoded by the coding sequence ATGATAATAGCACTAAAAAAATTACCTGAACAACAATCGTTGCAAAATCTTTGCGACCGTCTAAAGGCCATTTATGTTGCCTATGACAACAAACACCTGTTGGTCACACCGTCTAAAACAAAAGAAATACCCGAAGACATTATGCCCTTGGTAGACAGGCATTGGATTTTCCCTGATGACATGCAGTTGGCATCCAGACAATTCATGCCCGAAAAACGTACTATCAACATATCCGGGGAGATTACCATAGGCGGTAACACCAATCATTGCCTTGTCATCGGCGGACCTTGTTCGGTAGAATCCGAAGAACAAATCGAAGCATCTGCATCGTTTATGAAGTCCCTCGGGATCTCTGTGTTAAGAGCCGGTTCATACAAACCTCGTACATCTCCTTATAGTTTTCAAGGTTTGGGCAAACAAGGCCTGATATTGCTCGACAAAATGCGCAGCAAATACGGTTTAAAAATCATCACCGAAGTAAGGGATGCCACTCATATTGAAGATATAATCGAATATGCCGACATTATTCAGATAGGTGCAAAATCGATGTATGACCATGGAATTTTGAAGCGCTGCGGAAAAACCAACAAACCGGTGCTTCTCAAACGTGGTTTCGGATCCACTCTACAAGAATTTGTTCAAGCAGCAGAATTTATTTTAAGTGGTGGAAATCCCAACGTGATTCTGTGCGAGCGTGGAATCCGCACATTTGAAACGAAAACCAGATTTACCCTTGACCTTTGCGGTGCAGCTTATCTCAAACACCACACCAACCTGCCAATCATACTTGACCCAAGTCATGCCATTGGACATGCCTATGGTGTCCCCGATTTAGCCAAAGCATGTTTGGCCATGGGCATAGACGGTTTGCTCATAGAAGTGCACCCAAACCCAAAAGTTGCATTAAGCGATGCTTCTCAGCAATTAGACCATGACACATTTGCCCGTCTTTACGAAGACCTTAAAAAATTAGCCAATGCTTTAAATATCAAAATAATCTGA